The candidate division KSB1 bacterium DNA window GAAACTCTGCTACGGCTGCGACAGCAGCGAATTTGCCGCAAGCGCCAGAAACATGAAATTCGAAGCGCCGCCGCCCATGACATATTCCGTCTGCTGCCAAAAGTAAGGCCAGACTTTGAGTTCGGGTAAATCCGGACGAATTAAGGCCGTGCCGGAAGCAACTCCACCCGGAATGTACGACCAGTCGGCGCGATTGGCGCCGTAGGCCACAGTCAGCGACCGGGTGCCCACTCCGGACGCAAACGAGGCAGTGTTGCTGCCCGGATGGCAGCCGAGAACGAAATTCAGAGCATTCAGCATGTAAGCCTTAGGGAAAATTTCGGGAAAGGCTTTATGGAGAAAGTACTGCGTTACGCCGAAGCTTTGGATGGTCCAACCGTCCCCCCAAATGTTCGGCCGATAGGGCACCCCGTAGGGCGTTTCCTTTGCTCGTTCGTTTATCTGCCTGGCAAACTCGCGCAGCGCGCTCTCCAATTTTGGGGTGAATGCTCCATCCGCGATCTCCGGCAAAACGCGGCCGAGAACGCGGGCGCAGCGCTCCGGCGCTTTCAGAGCTGCTTCCTTTTCTTCCATCAAAATTTTTTTGTAAGCTTTATTTCCGTTTGTCAAAAACAGCTCTGCGGCGGCGTTGAATTTCAATACGCCGTGCTGATCGGTGTTGCGCACGACCAGGGATTCGGCGACAGCGCAGCATCTTTGTGCGAGCTCAGCATTGATCCTCTTGAGCGGCCGTGCTGCCGCCGCCAGGCAGGCTGCGACCTGCAGTTCCCTTCTGGGATTGATCTCGGTGAACACCCAGCGATCGTCCGCTTTACCGGAACGGCGGCAATCGATCGAATCGGCCGGCAGTGAGGCGTCGTACACCAGCCCGTCGGTCATGGTCGAACCGTCGCCGAGCAGCACGTATTGCCGCAGCGTGGGACAAATGATGCCGCGGTAAAGCCGGCCGAGCGCTTCGTAACCGGCCACAATGCTCAAGGCACCATGTTCGATCTGCTGCAGAATGTCCGGCACGCCGTCCGGCTGATGGATCTCGACCAGTCGCTGCTTTTGATCGACGGTCGTGACGTCATAATCGATGCCGAACTCTTCGTAGGCCAGGGCGAGAATATAGATTTCCTCGGCTTGGCTTTCGACCCGCAGGTCGTAATCCCCCGCGTCATGCCAACCGCCGACGTTGAGGCCGGGCACATGCTGCAGCGGCTCAAAAGGCGTCAAGGTCGACGGCCCCTGCAGATAGCCGTCAAAGTGATTGTGATTGACGGGCGCCATACGGGCATCGTCCATATGACAGAGGCCGTGCCAGACACGATAGCCTTCGTTTACGCGCATGTGACACATCTGTACCGGCAAAAAGTACTCTAGAGTCGGCTGCCAAACGTGGCGGGAATAGATGTCTTCGGCAATTCGAAAAAGATTGCTTAGCGACTCTCCGTAACGAATTACGTAAACTCCCGGCTCCTTTAGGTCGCTGAAATCCAGCTGCAGATAATCGTAGCGCAGAAATTTCCCCCACGGCTTCGGACGAATGCGGAGCCTTTCGCGCAGGCCGGTTCTATCTATCTGATAGACGACTGCCGGCTGAATTTTTCGCTCTCTCGGATCCCGCTCGATTACGGCGATTTTCGACTGGGCTGGGTGATAGCCGACCTGGGAAACCTGAATGACGGGGCGATAGCACCAATCGCGGATGACGTTGGGGGTAATCAGCCATTCTACGGCGGCGCGGGTCTGGTTCGGCTTGACGCGCGAGCGGACGATAAACCAACCGTTGTTGTGACGAAAGCGGCCGTCCAAAAGTTCGAGCGGCTCGCCGAAGCTGCGGATGGTCAGCCGCAGGGTATCGTTTTCGGGCGCCACGGTTAATTCTCTACCGGAGGCCAAAGGTTCAATCTGCACGTCGCCGTAGGGATCGTAAAGAACCGGTCCGTTCGGCTGCGGCGGAAAGAAGCCGGTCTGCTCGTCCATGCGGAAGCTCTTGCCGAACAGGGCGCCGGGAAAAAGCTCCAGATTAAAGCCGACGCGGTCGTTCCATTCCGCCGGTAAAGGGTCGTCCAGATCGACAATGACGCGGAAGGAAGTCCCTTCGGCGATCACTCGGACCGTATAGGAAAAGCGGAGATCCGGGTATTCGATCGGATTGAAGCCTTTACGGTCTCGACTGGAATCGGGGAAACCCAAGCGGGCGGAGATTTCGTTTCTCTCGCGATACACTTGGCGTCCGTAAAATTTCGGTACCGGCTGCCATTGCCCTGGCGCCGGTTCCAGCCGCAGATCGCCGTTGGCGGCAGTCCGTTCGCCGTGTTGAATAATCGTGACTCCTCACTGATGACCCTCCGGATAAAAGTCGTGAAACACCATTACATTCAGACCGGGCATTTCGAAATAGTCTTTTTCATTCAGCCTTAAACTGCTCGGCTCTGCCGCCGTCAGGCTGATTGAAAAAATGACAAAGAGCACGGTTTTGCGCATGAATCTCTCCTCCACGTTGTAAAGCAATCTACTGACGGCAGCTGAAAAATGGTTGTAAGGAAAAGTAAAGAATTGATCCGCAAAATCACAACCCATTCAGACCGCACTCTTATTGTTGCTTGCCTTTTAATTTTGAAAATACTATTATGAAGAAAGCGAGGCTGAAATGAGGAAAACGGCGCTCTGCATTTGGGTGGGGATTTGGGCAGCTTTGACTCCGGCTGCGGAACCGATCAGCGCGGATCTGGTCATCTACGGCGGCACATCGGCAGCGGTCACTGCCGCGGTCCAAGCCGATTTATTGGGGATTTCAGTCATCATTGTTTGCCCGGAGACGCATTTAGGAGGTATGACCTCGAACGGCTTGGGCTGGACCGACGCGGGCAACACGGAAGCCGTCGGCGGCTTGGCTCGTGAATTTTATCATCGCATCTACCTTTACTATCTTGATCCCGCCGCTTGGAAACAGGAACGGCGTGAAAATTTCGGTAATCGAGGACAGGGGACACCCGCCATTCGTGACGACGACCAAACCATGTGGGTGTTCGAGCCGCATGTTGCCGAGACGATTTTCGAGCAATGGATCGCCGAACGCGGAATACGGGTTTTCCGGGACGAACGGCTCGATCGTGCAAACGGCGTCAGCAAAAAAGACGGCCGGATTGAATCGATCCGCATGTTGAGCGGAAAAGCCTTTCACGGCAAGGTTTATATCGACGCCACTTACGAAGGCGATTTGATGGCCGCGGCGGGGGTTTCGTATCACATCGGGCGAGAGGCAAACCGCGTTTACGGCGAAACCTGGAACGGCGTGCAGACCGGCGCCCGCCATCACGATCACTACTTCAAGGCGAACATTTCACCTTACGTCGTGCCCGGCGATCCTTCAAGCGGACTGTTGCCGCGAATCTCTGCCGAGCCGCCGGGGGCCGACGGCGAGGGGGATCGCAAGCTGCAGGCTTATTGTTACCGCATGTGCCTGACCGACGACCCGGACAACAGGATTCCCTTTTCGCCTCCCGAAAATTATGATCCCCGCCAATATGAACTGCTGCTGCGCGTGCTTGCTTCCGGTCAAACCGACGTCTTTACCAAATTCGACCGCGTGCCCAATCGAAAAACAGACACCAACAACCACGGTCCCTTCAGCACCGACAACATCGGCATGAACTATGATTATCCCGAGGCGAGCTATGAGCGGCGGCGCGAGATTTTAGCCGAGCATGAGCGCTATCAAAAAGGGCTTTTGTATTTCTTGTCGACGGATCCGCGCGTGCCGGAAGACATTCGCAGTCGAATCAATCAGTGGGGTCTGGCAAAGGATGAATTTACCGACAACAACGGTTGGCCGAGGCAAATTTATGTACGTGAGGCGCGGCGCATGATCGGCGCTTACGTGATGACCGAACACGACGTCATGGGCAGGAGGGAAACACCGAAGCCGGTCGGGATGGGATCCTACGGGCTTGATTCTCATAATGTTCAACGCTACATCACCCCTGAGGGATTTGTTCAGAACGAGGGCGATATCGGCGTCCGAGTGCCGAGGCCTTACGGCATCTCCTATGATGCTCTGACGCCGAAGGCGGAAGAATGCCGTAATCTTTTGGTGCCGGTGTGCTGCTCTTCGTCGCATATCGCCTACGGCTCCATCCGCATGGAGCCGGTTTTTATGATCCTTGGGCAAAGCGCCGCCGCAGCCGCAGCTTTGGCCGTCCGATCCAACTGCGCCGTGCAGGAAGTGGATTATTATCAATTGAAGCAAACGCTTCTGAATTTTCATCAGAGGTTATGATACCTCTTGTGAGGCAGATCCGGCTCAGGTAATGATGAAAAAGTATTAGCTTGCGAACACGACAAGAGTACGAAACTTGGAACAAAACGAATTGAAAAAGGTGAGCGCGGTGAAAACGTTATCTCTTTTCGTTCTTTCGATCTTTTTATCGATCTCTGCAGGAGCCGCCGAACGGCTGCGGGTTTCGCCCGACGGTCGTTTCTTACAATATGCGGACGGTCGTCCTTTTTTCTACCTCGGTGATACGGCCTGGCAGCTGTTTCATCGGCTGACGCGCGAAGAGGCGGACCTTTATCTCAAAGACAGGAGTGAAAAAGGATTTACCGTCATCCAAGCGGTCGTTATTGCGGAATTGGACGGACTGAATACTCACAATGCCTACGGCGAGCTGCCGCTGCATGACCGGGACCCGCTGCGGCCTAATGAGGCCTACTTTTCATTTGTCGATTATGTGGTCGATCGAGCCGAGCAGCTCGGCTTGTACATCGGCATGCTGCCGAGTTGGGGCAGCTATTGGAGCGAAAATCGGCCCGACCTCAGGATCTTGAACGAGCAGAATGCCCGCGCTTACGGCCGATTCCTCGGCCGACGATACGCCGACAAGCCGATCATCTGGATCCTCGGCGGCGATCACAATATTCATACCGAGTCTGAACGGCGCACAGTGGAAGAGCTCGCCAAAGGTCTTCGTGAAGGCGACGGCGGCGCTCATCTCATCACCTTTCACCCGCGCGGCCCGGGATTTTCTTCCGATTACCTGCATCAGGCGCCGTGGCTCGACTTTAACATGATTCAGTCCTCTCATGCGGCGCACGATCATGACAACGGCCTGTTCGTGGAGCATGACTATCGGCTGAC harbors:
- a CDS encoding FAD-dependent oxidoreductase translates to MRKTALCIWVGIWAALTPAAEPISADLVIYGGTSAAVTAAVQADLLGISVIIVCPETHLGGMTSNGLGWTDAGNTEAVGGLAREFYHRIYLYYLDPAAWKQERRENFGNRGQGTPAIRDDDQTMWVFEPHVAETIFEQWIAERGIRVFRDERLDRANGVSKKDGRIESIRMLSGKAFHGKVYIDATYEGDLMAAAGVSYHIGREANRVYGETWNGVQTGARHHDHYFKANISPYVVPGDPSSGLLPRISAEPPGADGEGDRKLQAYCYRMCLTDDPDNRIPFSPPENYDPRQYELLLRVLASGQTDVFTKFDRVPNRKTDTNNHGPFSTDNIGMNYDYPEASYERRREILAEHERYQKGLLYFLSTDPRVPEDIRSRINQWGLAKDEFTDNNGWPRQIYVREARRMIGAYVMTEHDVMGRRETPKPVGMGSYGLDSHNVQRYITPEGFVQNEGDIGVRVPRPYGISYDALTPKAEECRNLLVPVCCSSSHIAYGSIRMEPVFMILGQSAAAAAALAVRSNCAVQEVDYYQLKQTLLNFHQRL
- a CDS encoding glycoside hydrolase family 9 protein, coding for MYRERNEISARLGFPDSSRDRKGFNPIEYPDLRFSYTVRVIAEGTSFRVIVDLDDPLPAEWNDRVGFNLELFPGALFGKSFRMDEQTGFFPPQPNGPVLYDPYGDVQIEPLASGRELTVAPENDTLRLTIRSFGEPLELLDGRFRHNNGWFIVRSRVKPNQTRAAVEWLITPNVIRDWCYRPVIQVSQVGYHPAQSKIAVIERDPRERKIQPAVVYQIDRTGLRERLRIRPKPWGKFLRYDYLQLDFSDLKEPGVYVIRYGESLSNLFRIAEDIYSRHVWQPTLEYFLPVQMCHMRVNEGYRVWHGLCHMDDARMAPVNHNHFDGYLQGPSTLTPFEPLQHVPGLNVGGWHDAGDYDLRVESQAEEIYILALAYEEFGIDYDVTTVDQKQRLVEIHQPDGVPDILQQIEHGALSIVAGYEALGRLYRGIICPTLRQYVLLGDGSTMTDGLVYDASLPADSIDCRRSGKADDRWVFTEINPRRELQVAACLAAAARPLKRINAELAQRCCAVAESLVVRNTDQHGVLKFNAAAELFLTNGNKAYKKILMEEKEAALKAPERCARVLGRVLPEIADGAFTPKLESALREFARQINERAKETPYGVPYRPNIWGDGWTIQSFGVTQYFLHKAFPEIFPKAYMLNALNFVLGCHPGSNTASFASGVGTRSLTVAYGANRADWSYIPGGVASGTALIRPDLPELKVWPYFWQQTEYVMGGGASNFMFLALAANSLLSQP
- a CDS encoding glycoside hydrolase family 140 protein; translated protein: MKTLSLFVLSIFLSISAGAAERLRVSPDGRFLQYADGRPFFYLGDTAWQLFHRLTREEADLYLKDRSEKGFTVIQAVVIAELDGLNTHNAYGELPLHDRDPLRPNEAYFSFVDYVVDRAEQLGLYIGMLPSWGSYWSENRPDLRILNEQNARAYGRFLGRRYADKPIIWILGGDHNIHTESERRTVEELAKGLREGDGGAHLITFHPRGPGFSSDYLHQAPWLDFNMIQSSHAAHDHDNGLFVEHDYRLTPPKPTLDGEPRYEALNVGFYFDGVSRLDRFDDYDCRQAAYWAMLAGACGHTYGHSSIWQMWKPNRSPVLGANIPWQEALNDPGSRQMGYLRRLFESRPWQKLRPAQDMILSGPDFGGAKIRAALAEDRSFAFIYSPRGEAFTIDRSRVSGQSRREIWFDPRYGIAYAVHTGDTAGIQTYTPPTAGRGQDWLLILEDASKNYPLPQVRR